A segment of the Candidatus Brevundimonas phytovorans genome:
AAGTCGCTGGCTCAGGAAGTGGGTTCGCGCGGGATCACGGTGAATTGCATCGCGCCCGGTTTCATCGCTTCGCCGATGACTGACGTGCTGAACGACCAGCAACGCGAGGCCATCCTGACCAAGATTCCGTCAGGCCGACTGGGCACGGGCGAGGAAATCGCGGCGGCTGCGGTCTATCTGTCGTCCAACGAAGCCGCCTATGTCACGGGGCAGACCCTGCACGTGAACGGCGGCATGGCGATGATTTAAGGCGTTGCGCGTCGTCATCACGACGCGCAACAATCTATTTCCCGCCCCGATGGCTGTGCTAAAGGGCGGGAACGCTTCGCGGTTGTGAGTCTCTTCGGGGGCTTGCCTCCCAAGAGCTGCCGTGACACGGCGAACCAATGAGACCCCGCCTTCACGGCGACAAACAACAGGCAGAGAGACACTCATGTCCGACACCCTCGAACGCGTCCGCAAGATCGTTATCGACCACCTGGACGCCGATCCGGACAAGGTCACGGAAAAAGCCTCCTTCATCGACGACCTGGGCGCCGACTCGCTCGACAACGTCGAGCTGGTCATGGCCTTCGAAGAAGAATTCGACGTCGAAATCCCGGATGACGCCGCTGAGCACATCCAGACCGTCGGCGACGCTGTGAAGTTCATCGACGAGAAGCTGGCTGGTTAATCCAGCTGCGATCCGTCGCACTTCCTGAGTGATGGCCGCCGTGGCGGGCCCCTAGCGGGACCGTCCGGCGGCCATTATTGTTTCCGGTCACGATTCTTACAGTCCAAGGAGCGCGAACCATGCGCCGCGTCGTCATCACGGGCCTCGGCCTTGTCACTCCGCTCGGTTCGGGCGTGGAACATGTCTGGCAGGGCATCGTCGAGGGCCGCTCGGGCATCGGTCCGATCACCTGCTTCGACACCGAAGGCTATGGCTGCACCATCGCCGGCGAAGTGCCGTCCGTGGACGGTCGTGGACGCGGCGCGCCGGATCAGCCGGGCGTCTTTGATCCTGATCAGGTGATGTCGGCCAAGGACAGGAAGCGCGTCGACGACTTCATCCTCTACGCCATCGCCGCTGCCGATGAAGCTCTGGCCGATGCCAACTGGAAGCCCGAGAGCGAGGACGACAAGGAAGCCACCGGCGTCATGGTCGGCTCCGGCATCGGCGGCCTGGGTCCCATCGCCGACACAGCCATCATTCTGAAGGAACAGGGCGTCCGCCGCGTCAGCCCCTTCTTCATCCCTTCGGCGCTGATCAACCTGGCCTCGGGCCAGATCTCGATCCGCCATGGGCTGAAGGGACCGAATCACTCGGTCGTCACCGCCTGCGCCACCGGCGCCCACGCCATCGGCGACGCGGCCCGGATGATCGCCCTGGGCGACGCCGAGGTCATGGTGGCGGGCGGCGCGGAAAGCTCGGTCGTGCCGATCGGCATCGCCGGCTTCCTGGCCTGCAAGGCCCTGTGCACCGCCTATAACGACACGCCCGAGAAGGCGTCGCGTCCTTATGACCGCGGCCACGCCGGTTTCATCATGGGCGAGGGCGCCGGCATCATGGTGCTGGAGGAATACGAACACGCCAAGGCGCGCGGCGCCAAGATCTACGCCGAGGTCGTCGGCTACGGCATGAGCGGCGACGCCTATCACATCACCGCGCCGTCCGAGGACGGCGACGGCGGTCTGCGGGCCATGAAGATGGCGCTGAAGCGCGCCGGGATGGAGCCGTCGGACCTCGACTACGTCAAC
Coding sequences within it:
- a CDS encoding acyl carrier protein; its protein translation is MSDTLERVRKIVIDHLDADPDKVTEKASFIDDLGADSLDNVELVMAFEEEFDVEIPDDAAEHIQTVGDAVKFIDEKLAG
- the fabF gene encoding beta-ketoacyl-ACP synthase II, which translates into the protein MRRVVITGLGLVTPLGSGVEHVWQGIVEGRSGIGPITCFDTEGYGCTIAGEVPSVDGRGRGAPDQPGVFDPDQVMSAKDRKRVDDFILYAIAAADEALADANWKPESEDDKEATGVMVGSGIGGLGPIADTAIILKEQGVRRVSPFFIPSALINLASGQISIRHGLKGPNHSVVTACATGAHAIGDAARMIALGDAEVMVAGGAESSVVPIGIAGFLACKALCTAYNDTPEKASRPYDRGHAGFIMGEGAGIMVLEEYEHAKARGAKIYAEVVGYGMSGDAYHITAPSEDGDGGLRAMKMALKRAGMEPSDLDYVNAHGTSTMADWIELRAIERLVGDHAKDVAVSSTKSMTGHLLGAAGAIESIFSVLAIRDQIAPPTINLDDPEHETAIDLVPHKGKPMKIDVAMSNSFGFGGTNAAVIFKKVD